A part of Miscanthus floridulus cultivar M001 chromosome 6, ASM1932011v1, whole genome shotgun sequence genomic DNA contains:
- the LOC136461335 gene encoding uncharacterized protein, which translates to MALRALDNTMPAAVEEWPKKVAKVGVPAAAVKAASPGSGGKNKKKGNDENAAPRATAAAAEQAVEYIPSEELTAAASPKAKAAGLVSDLDSKDWVRTCEALNDARRLAIHHPALLSPILEKVVLAVVKTMKSPRSAVLKTSIMACADIFSTFGNLLSSVSDDAFDKLLLQLLLKASQDKRFVCEEAEKAMRAMAASMPPLPLLKKLKAYVHHANLRVRAKAAVAISHCAARMDIEAMKEFGMSALLQVAAELLNDRLPEAREAARGVVASMHAAFAKDAAASGQEDDATASWESLCSLSLPPISAQAVAKITASSSSRYLSLLLPPRPSLFASSEFASRNRNPPPVSYPYTRDPPSASRRFWLLARASMDGSSKKVVELKAHGDVAEEDPARRGGPGTDDADDNEKAPRRSRRIASLDVFRGLTVALMILVDGAGGEWPVIGHAPWNGCNLADFAMPFFLFIVGMAIPLSLKRIPDRGRAVRRVVIRTLKLLFWGILLQGGYSHAPDELTYGVDMKHVRWGGILQRIALAYLVVAVLEIVTKDAKIQDQSSSGFSIFRMYFSQWIVACCILVIYLALVYGIYVPDWEFRVRNVDSPNYGKVLTVTCGTRGVLDPPCNAVGYIDRKILGINHMYQKPAWRRHRACTDDSPHEGPFRNDAPAWCVAPFEPEGILSSLSAVLSTIIGVHYGHVLVHMKSHTDRLRQWVTMGIALLVLGIILHFSHAIPLNKQLYTFSYICVTAGAAGVVFSVLYFLVDILSLRYVFAPLQWIGMNAMLVYVMAAEGIFEGFLIGWYYEGTNNTLVYWVRKHVFVKVWHSTRVGILLYVLFAQILFWALVSGVLHRARLYWKL; encoded by the exons ATGGCCCTCCGCGCGCTAGACAACACGATGCCCGCGGCCGTCGAGGAGTGGCCCAAGAAGGTGGCTAAGGTGGGCGTCCCCGCCGCTGCCGTCAAGGCCGCCTCGCCCGGGAGCGGcggcaagaacaagaagaaggggAACGACGAGAACGCGGCGCCCAGGGccacggccgcggcggcggagcaGGCCGTGGAGTACATCCCGTCGGAGGAGCTGACGGCGGCTGCCAGCCCCAAGGCCAAGGCCGCGGGGCTGGTCTCGGACCTGGACTCCAAGGACTGGGTCAGGACCTGCGAGGCGCTCAACGACGCGCGCCGCCTCGCGATCCACCACCCCGCGCTGCTGAGCCCGATCCT AGAGAAGGTGGTGCTGGCGGTCGTGAAGACGATGAAGAGTCCCCGCAGCGCGGTGCTCAAGACGTCCATCATGGCGTGCGCCGACATCTTCAGCACCTTCGGCAACCTCCTCTCCTCCGTCTCCGACGACGCCTTCGACAAGCTG CTGCTCCAGCTCCTCCTGAAGGCATCCCAGGACAAGCGGTTCGTGTGCGAGGAGGCCGAGAAGGCGATGCGCGCGATGGCGGCGTCgatgccgccgctgccgctgctgaaGAAGCTCAAGGCGTACGTCCACCACGCCAACCTCAGGGTCAGGGCCAAGGCCGCCGTCGCCATCTCCCACTGCGCCGCCCGGATG GACATCGAGGCAATGAAGGAGTTCGGGATGTCGGCCCTGCTGCAGGTGGCGGCGGAGCTGCTGAACGACCGGCTTCCGGAGGCGAGGGAGGCCGCCCGCGGCGTGGTGGCGTCGATGCACGCGGCCTTCGCCAAGGATGCCGCCGCGAGCGGCCAGGAGGACGACGCGACCGCGTCCTGGGAGAGCCTCTGCTCGCTCAGCCTCCCGCCCATCTCCGCGCAGGCCGTTGCCAAGatcaccgcctcctcctcctcgcggta TTtgtcgctgctgctgccgccgcggcCGAGTTTGTTT GCGAGCAGCGAATTTGCTTCAAGGAATCGGAATCCTCCTCCCGTCTCTTATCCATACACCCGTGACCCCCCGTCTGCGTCACGCAGGTTTTGGCTACTTGCACGAGCGTCCATGGACGGGAGCAGCAAAAAGGTCGTTGAGCTCAAGGCGCACGGCGACGTCGCGGAGGAGGACCCCGCCCGTCGCGGCGGTCCGGGCACGGATGATGCCGATGACAACGAGAAGGCGCCTCGCCGGAGCAGGCGGATTGCTTCCCTCGACGTCTTCCGCGGCCTCACCGTCGCG CTGATGATACTGGTGGACGGCGCCGGCGGCGAGTGGCCGGTCATCGGGCACGCGCCGTGGAACGGCTGCAACCTCGCGGACTTCGCCATGCCCTTCTTCCTCTTCATCGTCGGCATGGCCATTCCCCTCTCCCTCAAG AGGATCCCGGACCGTGGCCGAGCCGTGAGAAGAGTAGTCATAAGAACACTGAAGCTGCTGTTCTGGGGCATCCTGTTGCAAG GAGGTTACTCCCATGCTCCGGACGAACTGACTTATGGAGTCGACATGAAGCACGTAAGATGGGGTGGAATCCTCCAG AGGATCGCTCTTGCGTATTTAGTGGTTGCAGTTCTAGAGATTGTCACAAAAGATGCAAAGATTCAGGATCAGTCAAGTTCAGGCTTCTCTATATTCAGAATGTATTTCTCCCAATG GATTGTTGCATGCTGCATCCTAGTGATCTACCTGGCCCTTGTGTATGGGATTTATGTTCCTGACTGGGAGTTCAGAGTGCGAAATGTTGATAGCCCAAACTATGGGAAAGTTTTGACG GTGACGTGTGGTACAAGGGGGGTATTAGACCCTCCTTGCAACGCTGTAGGCTACATTGACCGCAAAATCCTTGGCATCAATCACATGTACCAGAAACCAGCATGGAGAAGGCACAGG GCCTGCACTGATGATTCCCCACATGAGGGTCCTTTCAGAAACGATGCCCCGGCATGGTGTGTTGCACCATTCGAACCTGAAGGGATACTAAG CTCACTTTCTGCGGTGCTGAGTACGATCATCGGTGTTCACTACGGGCATGTGCTTGTCCATATGAAG AGTCATACAGACAGGCTGAGGCAGTGGGTTACCATGGGCATAGCTCTTCTTGTTCTCGGAATCATTCTACACTTTTCACATG CAATCCCACTTAACAAGCAGCTCTACACATTCAGTTACATCTGCGTCACCGCCGGCGCTGCTGGAGTCGTGTTCTCCGTGCTCTACTTCTTG GTTGACATCCTGAGCCTGCGCTACGTCTTCGCGCCGCTGCAGTGGATCGGCATGAACGCGATGCTGGTGTATGTGATGGCCGCGGAAGGCATCTTCGAGGGGTTCCTCATCGGGTGGTACTACGAGGGCACCAACAACACTCTG GTTTACTGGGTGAGGAAGCACGTGTTCGTGAAGGTGTGGCACTCCACCAGGGTGGGCATCCTCCTCTACGTCCTCTTTGCCCAGATCCTCTTCTGGGCGCTCGTCTCCGGCGTCCTCCACCGCGCTCGCCTCTACTGGAAACTCTAG